The following is a genomic window from Sphingorhabdus sp. Alg231-15.
GCGATGACTGCCATATCGTCGCTGACGGGTTGAGTGACATTGATCGCGGGAGCAACTTTGCAACCCGTTACAGATACAAAGCTTATAACCGCGAACCAAAAAAATGAACCTCTCACGTTGTACTCCAAACTGAATATTGGTCGAACAGCCGTTTTTCCTCAAGATAGAAGAACGAAAAGGAGTTCAGGCTTTCGAAAACAACTTCTCACCACATCTATCCAGCTGAATTATACTTCCATTTTTGAAGCCCAAAGACCAAGTAGCTTGTCCACCACAGTGGCGAACATAGGCACCATCGCTATCATGAACAGACCGCCTTTCAAACCTCGCTTTGGCTGTAAGCGCATCTGCATTGCCACCTCGGACTGGTTCGGTTCTATTTCCTCCACCGACCAAATCGCGTTCAATGACTCCAATGGGTACGGATAGTTTGGATCCTTAGTATTGACGATGAAGCCATATCGACTGCCTTCATCCCAGATATGGGCATGTTCTGTCCAACTCTCACCCTTATTTCCTGTGCACCGGCGTTCCATGCCCCTGCCCATTTTCTGGTCGCCGAGAATTTCAACATTTGTCAGATTATCCGCAACGTCTGAATAACGTTCATGGTCGACCATCACCTTCCAGGCCTTCTTCGAACTGGCATTCACCTTCCGGCTTGCAGTCATGACGACAAAATAACCATCTTGATCAACAGTGACTTTGCTGTTGCCCTGATACAGAAATTTAAGGCCAAGGAATTGATTGATTGCAAAAAACAGAACGACCAGTGCTACGACCACAATAATCGCCACACCCCAGCCTGTGGTAAAGCCCATTCCCACAAGTAGTGCCGCACCGCTTAAAACCACCCAGGCCAAGTCATTGTAAATTATGAATTGAACTCCGGGTTTCGAGATCCGCTTGCGGACTGTGAAAAATAGAACCAACTGCCCAAATAGGAACAACGCCAATCCGAGACCTAACAGTAACCGACCGGCAGGCAAACCGAACCATACCTCCGGGCTTGTGAACATAGTTTCGGCAATTCCATTTGGATTGGCCAAAAGCAACAGCGCGCATATACCTGAGAAGATAAAATTTGCCGCCAGCGAGCGACGAACAAGGCTTGTATGAGCTTGAAATTCCATCAGTGAACCTCCTTTGGTTTGGAGGACAATCTGCTTTGGTTAGGAATAGTTTCAATTACATTGTAGGTAATTGAATGAGGAGCGAAAAACTGGGAACAAGAGGGATGAACACAGCTATATTATCCCATAACCGCTTTTCCGATATCCTACGCCAATGGCGGCGGGGCGTGGGTGTCAGCCAATTGGAACTGGCTTTACGCAGCGGGTCTTCGCAAAAGCATATCAGTTTTCTTGAATCCGGAAGATCAAACCCAAGTAGGATGATGATCGTAGCGCTCAGCGACGCGTTGGATATCCCGCTTCGTGACCGTAATGAGTTGATGTTGGCTGCAGGATTTGCACCCCGATATAATGAAAGTAGCCTGACCGATCCTGAACTGGCCCCGGTTCAGCAAGCAGTTGATCAAATTCTCGAAGGTCAGATGCCTTACCCGGTCTTGGTGTTTGATCGCTTTCACAACAGTCTCGCAGCCAATGGAAATGCGATAAA
Proteins encoded in this region:
- a CDS encoding SRPBCC family protein; this encodes MEFQAHTSLVRRSLAANFIFSGICALLLLANPNGIAETMFTSPEVWFGLPAGRLLLGLGLALFLFGQLVLFFTVRKRISKPGVQFIIYNDLAWVVLSGAALLVGMGFTTGWGVAIIVVVALVVLFFAINQFLGLKFLYQGNSKVTVDQDGYFVVMTASRKVNASSKKAWKVMVDHERYSDVADNLTNVEILGDQKMGRGMERRCTGNKGESWTEHAHIWDEGSRYGFIVNTKDPNYPYPLESLNAIWSVEEIEPNQSEVAMQMRLQPKRGLKGGLFMIAMVPMFATVVDKLLGLWASKMEV